One Oncorhynchus keta strain PuntledgeMale-10-30-2019 chromosome 11, Oket_V2, whole genome shotgun sequence DNA window includes the following coding sequences:
- the LOC118389939 gene encoding serine/arginine-rich splicing factor 7-like isoform X20 produces MSYSSSRSSSRNTDCKVYVGDLGNGAAKGELERAFSYYGPLRSVWVARNPPGFAFVEYEDPRDAEDATKGMDGKVLCGARIRVELSTGMSRKSRHDRPSRRHFDPNDRCYQCGENGHYAYDCYRFSKRGGGRRSRSRSRSRSRGRRYRSRSRSNGRDRSGSPARSKSRSPVRRSSRSPVRRSSRSPVRRSSRSPVRRAASRSRSRSRSRSVSHPRARSVSRSRSRSKSRSATTKRDSRSRSPSQRKSPTPDAD; encoded by the exons ATGTCCTACTCGTCATCACGAAGCTCCTCGCGCAACACTGACTGCAAGGTGTATGTAGGTGACCTAGGCAACGGTGCTGCCAAGGGGGAGTTGGAACGGGCGTTCAGCTACTATGGACCTTTGCGCAGTGTCTGGGTGGCCAGGAACCCACCTGGTTTTGCCTTTGTCGAGTACGAAGATCCCAGAGATGCTGAGGATGCGACAAAGGGCATGGACGGCAA AGTGCTCTGTGGTGCCCGCATAAGAGTGGAGTTGTCAACGGGTATGTCTCGCAAGTCGCGCCACGACCGCCCCAGCCGCCGGCACTTCGACCCCAACGACCGCTGCTACCAATGTGGCGAGAATGGCCATTATGCATATGACTGCTATCGCTTTAGCAAGAGGGGTGGTGGCCGCCGCAGCAG GTCCCGCTCACGGTCAAGGTCCAGGGGAAGGCGTTACCGCTCACGCAGCCGAAGCAACGGCCGCGACCG ATCTGGGTCCCCAGCACGTTCCAAGTCCAGAAGTCCAGTGCGCAG GTCGTCCAGAAGTCCAGTGCGCAGGTCGTCCAGAAGTCCAGTGCGCAGGTCGTCCAGAAGTCCAGTGCGCAGAGCAGCAAG TCGCTCCCGATCTCGCTCCCGCTCCCGGTCCGTGTCCCACCCCAGGGCGCGCAGCGTCTCCAGATCTCGCTCCCGGTCCAAGTCCCGCTCAGCCACCACCAAGAGGGACAG TCGATCCAGGTCTCCGAGCCAGAGGAAAAGCCCCACTCCTGATGCCGACTGA
- the LOC118389939 gene encoding serine/arginine-rich splicing factor 7-like isoform X22, with protein sequence MSYSSSRSSSRNTDCKVYVGDLGNGAAKGELERAFSYYGPLRSVWVARNPPGFAFVEYEDPRDAEDATKGMDGKVLCGARIRVELSTGMSRKSRHDRPSRRHFDPNDRCYQCGENGHYAYDCYRFSKRGGGRRSRSRSRSRSRGRRYRSRSRSNGRDRSGSPARSKSRSPVRRSSRSPVRRSSRSPVRRAASRSRSRSRSRSVSHPRARSVSRSRSRSKSRSATTKRDSRSRSPSQRKSPTPDAD encoded by the exons ATGTCCTACTCGTCATCACGAAGCTCCTCGCGCAACACTGACTGCAAGGTGTATGTAGGTGACCTAGGCAACGGTGCTGCCAAGGGGGAGTTGGAACGGGCGTTCAGCTACTATGGACCTTTGCGCAGTGTCTGGGTGGCCAGGAACCCACCTGGTTTTGCCTTTGTCGAGTACGAAGATCCCAGAGATGCTGAGGATGCGACAAAGGGCATGGACGGCAA AGTGCTCTGTGGTGCCCGCATAAGAGTGGAGTTGTCAACGGGTATGTCTCGCAAGTCGCGCCACGACCGCCCCAGCCGCCGGCACTTCGACCCCAACGACCGCTGCTACCAATGTGGCGAGAATGGCCATTATGCATATGACTGCTATCGCTTTAGCAAGAGGGGTGGTGGCCGCCGCAGCAG GTCCCGCTCACGGTCAAGGTCCAGGGGAAGGCGTTACCGCTCACGCAGCCGAAGCAACGGCCGCGACCG ATCTGGGTCCCCAGCACGTTCCAAGTCCAGAAGTCCAGTGCGCAG GTCGTCCAGAAGTCCAGTGCGCAGGTCGTCCAGAAGTCCAGTGCGCAGAGCAGCAAG TCGCTCCCGATCTCGCTCCCGCTCCCGGTCCGTGTCCCACCCCAGGGCGCGCAGCGTCTCCAGATCTCGCTCCCGGTCCAAGTCCCGCTCAGCCACCACCAAGAGGGACAG TCGATCCAGGTCTCCGAGCCAGAGGAAAAGCCCCACTCCTGATGCCGACTGA
- the LOC118389939 gene encoding serine/arginine-rich splicing factor 7-like isoform X6 has product MSYSSSRSSSRNTDCKVYVGDLGNGAAKGELERAFSYYGPLRSVWVARNPPGFAFVEYEDPRDAEDATKGMDGKVLCGARIRVELSTGMSRKSRHDRPSRRHFDPNDRCYQCGENGHYAYDCYRFSKRGGGRRSRSRSRSRSRGRRYRSRSRSNGRDRSGSPARSKSRSPVRRSSRSPVRRSSRSPVRRSSRSPVRRSSRSPVRRSSRSPVRRSSRSPVRRSSRSPVRRAASRSRSRSRSRSVSHPRARSVSRSRSRSKSRSATTKRDSRSRSPSQRKSPTPDAD; this is encoded by the exons ATGTCCTACTCGTCATCACGAAGCTCCTCGCGCAACACTGACTGCAAGGTGTATGTAGGTGACCTAGGCAACGGTGCTGCCAAGGGGGAGTTGGAACGGGCGTTCAGCTACTATGGACCTTTGCGCAGTGTCTGGGTGGCCAGGAACCCACCTGGTTTTGCCTTTGTCGAGTACGAAGATCCCAGAGATGCTGAGGATGCGACAAAGGGCATGGACGGCAA AGTGCTCTGTGGTGCCCGCATAAGAGTGGAGTTGTCAACGGGTATGTCTCGCAAGTCGCGCCACGACCGCCCCAGCCGCCGGCACTTCGACCCCAACGACCGCTGCTACCAATGTGGCGAGAATGGCCATTATGCATATGACTGCTATCGCTTTAGCAAGAGGGGTGGTGGCCGCCGCAGCAG GTCCCGCTCACGGTCAAGGTCCAGGGGAAGGCGTTACCGCTCACGCAGCCGAAGCAACGGCCGCGACCG ATCTGGGTCCCCAGCACGTTCCAAGTCCAGAAGTCCAGTGCGCAGGTCGTCCAGAAGTCCAGTGCGCAGGTCATCCAGAAGTCCAGTGCGCAG GTCGTCCAGAAGTCCAGTGCGCAGGTCGTCCAGAAGTCCAGTGCGCAGGTCGTCCAGAAGTCCAGTGCGCAGGTCGTCCAGAAGTCCAGTGCGCAGGTCGTCCAGAAGTCCAGTGCGCAGAGCAGCAAG TCGCTCCCGATCTCGCTCCCGCTCCCGGTCCGTGTCCCACCCCAGGGCGCGCAGCGTCTCCAGATCTCGCTCCCGGTCCAAGTCCCGCTCAGCCACCACCAAGAGGGACAG TCGATCCAGGTCTCCGAGCCAGAGGAAAAGCCCCACTCCTGATGCCGACTGA
- the LOC118389939 gene encoding serine/arginine-rich splicing factor 7-like isoform X10 → MSYSSSRSSSRNTDCKVYVGDLGNGAAKGELERAFSYYGPLRSVWVARNPPGFAFVEYEDPRDAEDATKGMDGKVLCGARIRVELSTGMSRKSRHDRPSRRHFDPNDRCYQCGENGHYAYDCYRFSKRGGGRRSRSRSRSRSRGRRYRSRSRSNGRDRSGSPARSKSRSPVRRSSRSPVRRSSRSPVRRSSRSPVRRSSRSPVRRSSRSPVRRSSRSPVRRAASRSRSRSRSRSVSHPRARSVSRSRSRSKSRSATTKRDSRSRSPSQRKSPTPDAD, encoded by the exons ATGTCCTACTCGTCATCACGAAGCTCCTCGCGCAACACTGACTGCAAGGTGTATGTAGGTGACCTAGGCAACGGTGCTGCCAAGGGGGAGTTGGAACGGGCGTTCAGCTACTATGGACCTTTGCGCAGTGTCTGGGTGGCCAGGAACCCACCTGGTTTTGCCTTTGTCGAGTACGAAGATCCCAGAGATGCTGAGGATGCGACAAAGGGCATGGACGGCAA AGTGCTCTGTGGTGCCCGCATAAGAGTGGAGTTGTCAACGGGTATGTCTCGCAAGTCGCGCCACGACCGCCCCAGCCGCCGGCACTTCGACCCCAACGACCGCTGCTACCAATGTGGCGAGAATGGCCATTATGCATATGACTGCTATCGCTTTAGCAAGAGGGGTGGTGGCCGCCGCAGCAG GTCCCGCTCACGGTCAAGGTCCAGGGGAAGGCGTTACCGCTCACGCAGCCGAAGCAACGGCCGCGACCG ATCTGGGTCCCCAGCACGTTCCAAGTCCAGAAGTCCAGTGCGCAGGTCGTCCAGAAGTCCAGTGCGCAGGTCATCCAGAAGTCCAGTGCGCAG GTCGTCCAGAAGTCCAGTGCGCAGGTCGTCCAGAAGTCCAGTGCGCAGGTCGTCCAGAAGTCCAGTGCGCAGGTCGTCCAGAAGTCCAGTGCGCAGAGCAGCAAG TCGCTCCCGATCTCGCTCCCGCTCCCGGTCCGTGTCCCACCCCAGGGCGCGCAGCGTCTCCAGATCTCGCTCCCGGTCCAAGTCCCGCTCAGCCACCACCAAGAGGGACAG TCGATCCAGGTCTCCGAGCCAGAGGAAAAGCCCCACTCCTGATGCCGACTGA
- the LOC118389939 gene encoding serine/arginine-rich splicing factor 7-like isoform X14, whose amino-acid sequence MSYSSSRSSSRNTDCKVYVGDLGNGAAKGELERAFSYYGPLRSVWVARNPPGFAFVEYEDPRDAEDATKGMDGKVLCGARIRVELSTGMSRKSRHDRPSRRHFDPNDRCYQCGENGHYAYDCYRFSKRGGGRRSRSRSRSRSRGRRYRSRSRSNGRDRSGSPARSKSRSPVRRSSRSPVRRSSRSPVRRSSRSPVRRSSRSPVRRSSRSPVRRAASRSRSRSRSRSVSHPRARSVSRSRSRSKSRSATTKRDSRSRSPSQRKSPTPDAD is encoded by the exons ATGTCCTACTCGTCATCACGAAGCTCCTCGCGCAACACTGACTGCAAGGTGTATGTAGGTGACCTAGGCAACGGTGCTGCCAAGGGGGAGTTGGAACGGGCGTTCAGCTACTATGGACCTTTGCGCAGTGTCTGGGTGGCCAGGAACCCACCTGGTTTTGCCTTTGTCGAGTACGAAGATCCCAGAGATGCTGAGGATGCGACAAAGGGCATGGACGGCAA AGTGCTCTGTGGTGCCCGCATAAGAGTGGAGTTGTCAACGGGTATGTCTCGCAAGTCGCGCCACGACCGCCCCAGCCGCCGGCACTTCGACCCCAACGACCGCTGCTACCAATGTGGCGAGAATGGCCATTATGCATATGACTGCTATCGCTTTAGCAAGAGGGGTGGTGGCCGCCGCAGCAG GTCCCGCTCACGGTCAAGGTCCAGGGGAAGGCGTTACCGCTCACGCAGCCGAAGCAACGGCCGCGACCG ATCTGGGTCCCCAGCACGTTCCAAGTCCAGAAGTCCAGTGCGCAGGTCGTCCAGAAGTCCAGTGCGCAGGTCATCCAGAAGTCCAGTGCGCAG GTCGTCCAGAAGTCCAGTGCGCAGGTCGTCCAGAAGTCCAGTGCGCAGGTCGTCCAGAAGTCCAGTGCGCAGAGCAGCAAG TCGCTCCCGATCTCGCTCCCGCTCCCGGTCCGTGTCCCACCCCAGGGCGCGCAGCGTCTCCAGATCTCGCTCCCGGTCCAAGTCCCGCTCAGCCACCACCAAGAGGGACAG TCGATCCAGGTCTCCGAGCCAGAGGAAAAGCCCCACTCCTGATGCCGACTGA
- the LOC118389939 gene encoding serine/arginine-rich splicing factor 7-like isoform X5, producing the protein MSYSSSRSSSRNTDCKVYVGDLGNGAAKGELERAFSYYGPLRSVWVARNPPGFAFVEYEDPRDAEDATKGMDGKVLCGARIRVELSTGMSRKSRHDRPSRRHFDPNDRCYQCGENGHYAYDCYRFSKRGGGRRSRSRSRSRSRGRRYRSRSRSNGRDRSGSPARSKSRSPVRRSSRSPVRRSSRSPVRRSSRSPVRRSSRSPVRRSSRSPVRRSSRSPVRRSSRSPVRRAASRSRSRSRSRSVSHPRARSVSRSRSRSKSRSATTKRDSRSRSPSQRKSPTPDAD; encoded by the exons ATGTCCTACTCGTCATCACGAAGCTCCTCGCGCAACACTGACTGCAAGGTGTATGTAGGTGACCTAGGCAACGGTGCTGCCAAGGGGGAGTTGGAACGGGCGTTCAGCTACTATGGACCTTTGCGCAGTGTCTGGGTGGCCAGGAACCCACCTGGTTTTGCCTTTGTCGAGTACGAAGATCCCAGAGATGCTGAGGATGCGACAAAGGGCATGGACGGCAA AGTGCTCTGTGGTGCCCGCATAAGAGTGGAGTTGTCAACGGGTATGTCTCGCAAGTCGCGCCACGACCGCCCCAGCCGCCGGCACTTCGACCCCAACGACCGCTGCTACCAATGTGGCGAGAATGGCCATTATGCATATGACTGCTATCGCTTTAGCAAGAGGGGTGGTGGCCGCCGCAGCAG GTCCCGCTCACGGTCAAGGTCCAGGGGAAGGCGTTACCGCTCACGCAGCCGAAGCAACGGCCGCGACCG ATCTGGGTCCCCAGCACGTTCCAAGTCCAGAAGTCCAGTGCGCAG GTCGTCCAGAAGTCCAGTGCGCAGGTCGTCCAGAAGTCCAGTGCGCAGGTCGTCCAGAAGTCCAGTGCGCAGGTCGTCCAGAAGTCCAGTGCGCAGGTCGTCCAGAAGTCCAGTGCGCAGGTCGTCCAGAAGTCCAGTGCGCAGGTCGTCCAGAAGTCCAGTGCGCAGAGCAGCAAG TCGCTCCCGATCTCGCTCCCGCTCCCGGTCCGTGTCCCACCCCAGGGCGCGCAGCGTCTCCAGATCTCGCTCCCGGTCCAAGTCCCGCTCAGCCACCACCAAGAGGGACAG TCGATCCAGGTCTCCGAGCCAGAGGAAAAGCCCCACTCCTGATGCCGACTGA
- the LOC118389939 gene encoding serine/arginine-rich splicing factor 7-like isoform X8 — MSYSSSRSSSRNTDCKVYVGDLGNGAAKGELERAFSYYGPLRSVWVARNPPGFAFVEYEDPRDAEDATKGMDGKVLCGARIRVELSTGMSRKSRHDRPSRRHFDPNDRCYQCGENGHYAYDCYRFSKRGGGRRSRSRSRSRSRGRRYRSRSRSNGRDRRSGSPARSKSRSPVRRSSRSPVRRSSRSPVRRSSRSPVRRSSRSPVRRSSRSPVRRSSRSPVRRAASRSRSRSRSRSVSHPRARSVSRSRSRSKSRSATTKRDSRSRSPSQRKSPTPDAD, encoded by the exons ATGTCCTACTCGTCATCACGAAGCTCCTCGCGCAACACTGACTGCAAGGTGTATGTAGGTGACCTAGGCAACGGTGCTGCCAAGGGGGAGTTGGAACGGGCGTTCAGCTACTATGGACCTTTGCGCAGTGTCTGGGTGGCCAGGAACCCACCTGGTTTTGCCTTTGTCGAGTACGAAGATCCCAGAGATGCTGAGGATGCGACAAAGGGCATGGACGGCAA AGTGCTCTGTGGTGCCCGCATAAGAGTGGAGTTGTCAACGGGTATGTCTCGCAAGTCGCGCCACGACCGCCCCAGCCGCCGGCACTTCGACCCCAACGACCGCTGCTACCAATGTGGCGAGAATGGCCATTATGCATATGACTGCTATCGCTTTAGCAAGAGGGGTGGTGGCCGCCGCAGCAG GTCCCGCTCACGGTCAAGGTCCAGGGGAAGGCGTTACCGCTCACGCAGCCGAAGCAACGGCCGCGACCG TAGATCTGGGTCCCCAGCACGTTCCAAGTCCAGAAGTCCAGTGCGCAGGTCGTCCAGAAGTCCAGTGCGCAGGTCATCCAGAAGTCCAGTGCGCAG GTCGTCCAGAAGTCCAGTGCGCAGGTCGTCCAGAAGTCCAGTGCGCAGGTCGTCCAGAAGTCCAGTGCGCAGGTCGTCCAGAAGTCCAGTGCGCAGAGCAGCAAG TCGCTCCCGATCTCGCTCCCGCTCCCGGTCCGTGTCCCACCCCAGGGCGCGCAGCGTCTCCAGATCTCGCTCCCGGTCCAAGTCCCGCTCAGCCACCACCAAGAGGGACAG TCGATCCAGGTCTCCGAGCCAGAGGAAAAGCCCCACTCCTGATGCCGACTGA
- the LOC118389939 gene encoding serine/arginine-rich splicing factor 7-like isoform X12, whose protein sequence is MSYSSSRSSSRNTDCKVYVGDLGNGAAKGELERAFSYYGPLRSVWVARNPPGFAFVEYEDPRDAEDATKGMDGKVLCGARIRVELSTGMSRKSRHDRPSRRHFDPNDRCYQCGENGHYAYDCYRFSKRGGGRRSRSRSRSRSRGRRYRSRSRSNGRDRRSGSPARSKSRSPVRRSSRSPVRRSSRSPVRRSSRSPVRRSSRSPVRRSSRSPVRRAASRSRSRSRSRSVSHPRARSVSRSRSRSKSRSATTKRDSRSRSPSQRKSPTPDAD, encoded by the exons ATGTCCTACTCGTCATCACGAAGCTCCTCGCGCAACACTGACTGCAAGGTGTATGTAGGTGACCTAGGCAACGGTGCTGCCAAGGGGGAGTTGGAACGGGCGTTCAGCTACTATGGACCTTTGCGCAGTGTCTGGGTGGCCAGGAACCCACCTGGTTTTGCCTTTGTCGAGTACGAAGATCCCAGAGATGCTGAGGATGCGACAAAGGGCATGGACGGCAA AGTGCTCTGTGGTGCCCGCATAAGAGTGGAGTTGTCAACGGGTATGTCTCGCAAGTCGCGCCACGACCGCCCCAGCCGCCGGCACTTCGACCCCAACGACCGCTGCTACCAATGTGGCGAGAATGGCCATTATGCATATGACTGCTATCGCTTTAGCAAGAGGGGTGGTGGCCGCCGCAGCAG GTCCCGCTCACGGTCAAGGTCCAGGGGAAGGCGTTACCGCTCACGCAGCCGAAGCAACGGCCGCGACCG TAGATCTGGGTCCCCAGCACGTTCCAAGTCCAGAAGTCCAGTGCGCAGGTCGTCCAGAAGTCCAGTGCGCAGGTCATCCAGAAGTCCAGTGCGCAG GTCGTCCAGAAGTCCAGTGCGCAGGTCGTCCAGAAGTCCAGTGCGCAGGTCGTCCAGAAGTCCAGTGCGCAGAGCAGCAAG TCGCTCCCGATCTCGCTCCCGCTCCCGGTCCGTGTCCCACCCCAGGGCGCGCAGCGTCTCCAGATCTCGCTCCCGGTCCAAGTCCCGCTCAGCCACCACCAAGAGGGACAG TCGATCCAGGTCTCCGAGCCAGAGGAAAAGCCCCACTCCTGATGCCGACTGA
- the LOC118389939 gene encoding serine/arginine-rich splicing factor 7-like isoform X4 — protein sequence MSYSSSRSSSRNTDCKVYVGDLGNGAAKGELERAFSYYGPLRSVWVARNPPGFAFVEYEDPRDAEDATKGMDGKVLCGARIRVELSTGMSRKSRHDRPSRRHFDPNDRCYQCGENGHYAYDCYRFSKRGGGRRSRSRSRSRSRGRRYRSRSRSNGRDRRSGSPARSKSRSPVRRSSRSPVRRSSRSPVRRSSRSPVRRSSRSPVRRSSRSPVRRSSRSPVRRSSRSPVRRAASRSRSRSRSRSVSHPRARSVSRSRSRSKSRSATTKRDSRSRSPSQRKSPTPDAD from the exons ATGTCCTACTCGTCATCACGAAGCTCCTCGCGCAACACTGACTGCAAGGTGTATGTAGGTGACCTAGGCAACGGTGCTGCCAAGGGGGAGTTGGAACGGGCGTTCAGCTACTATGGACCTTTGCGCAGTGTCTGGGTGGCCAGGAACCCACCTGGTTTTGCCTTTGTCGAGTACGAAGATCCCAGAGATGCTGAGGATGCGACAAAGGGCATGGACGGCAA AGTGCTCTGTGGTGCCCGCATAAGAGTGGAGTTGTCAACGGGTATGTCTCGCAAGTCGCGCCACGACCGCCCCAGCCGCCGGCACTTCGACCCCAACGACCGCTGCTACCAATGTGGCGAGAATGGCCATTATGCATATGACTGCTATCGCTTTAGCAAGAGGGGTGGTGGCCGCCGCAGCAG GTCCCGCTCACGGTCAAGGTCCAGGGGAAGGCGTTACCGCTCACGCAGCCGAAGCAACGGCCGCGACCG TAGATCTGGGTCCCCAGCACGTTCCAAGTCCAGAAGTCCAGTGCGCAGGTCGTCCAGAAGTCCAGTGCGCAGGTCATCCAGAAGTCCAGTGCGCAG GTCGTCCAGAAGTCCAGTGCGCAGGTCGTCCAGAAGTCCAGTGCGCAGGTCGTCCAGAAGTCCAGTGCGCAGGTCGTCCAGAAGTCCAGTGCGCAGGTCGTCCAGAAGTCCAGTGCGCAGAGCAGCAAG TCGCTCCCGATCTCGCTCCCGCTCCCGGTCCGTGTCCCACCCCAGGGCGCGCAGCGTCTCCAGATCTCGCTCCCGGTCCAAGTCCCGCTCAGCCACCACCAAGAGGGACAG TCGATCCAGGTCTCCGAGCCAGAGGAAAAGCCCCACTCCTGATGCCGACTGA
- the LOC118389939 gene encoding serine/arginine-rich splicing factor 7-like isoform X18, with the protein MSYSSSRSSSRNTDCKVYVGDLGNGAAKGELERAFSYYGPLRSVWVARNPPGFAFVEYEDPRDAEDATKGMDGKVLCGARIRVELSTGMSRKSRHDRPSRRHFDPNDRCYQCGENGHYAYDCYRFSKRGGGRRSRSRSRSRSRGRRYRSRSRSNGRDRSGSPARSKSRSPVRRSSRSPVRRSSRSPVRRSSRSPVRRSSRSPVRRAASRSRSRSRSRSVSHPRARSVSRSRSRSKSRSATTKRDSRSRSPSQRKSPTPDAD; encoded by the exons ATGTCCTACTCGTCATCACGAAGCTCCTCGCGCAACACTGACTGCAAGGTGTATGTAGGTGACCTAGGCAACGGTGCTGCCAAGGGGGAGTTGGAACGGGCGTTCAGCTACTATGGACCTTTGCGCAGTGTCTGGGTGGCCAGGAACCCACCTGGTTTTGCCTTTGTCGAGTACGAAGATCCCAGAGATGCTGAGGATGCGACAAAGGGCATGGACGGCAA AGTGCTCTGTGGTGCCCGCATAAGAGTGGAGTTGTCAACGGGTATGTCTCGCAAGTCGCGCCACGACCGCCCCAGCCGCCGGCACTTCGACCCCAACGACCGCTGCTACCAATGTGGCGAGAATGGCCATTATGCATATGACTGCTATCGCTTTAGCAAGAGGGGTGGTGGCCGCCGCAGCAG GTCCCGCTCACGGTCAAGGTCCAGGGGAAGGCGTTACCGCTCACGCAGCCGAAGCAACGGCCGCGACCG ATCTGGGTCCCCAGCACGTTCCAAGTCCAGAAGTCCAGTGCGCAGGTCGTCCAGAAGTCCAGTGCGCAGGTCATCCAGAAGTCCAGTGCGCAG GTCGTCCAGAAGTCCAGTGCGCAGGTCGTCCAGAAGTCCAGTGCGCAGAGCAGCAAG TCGCTCCCGATCTCGCTCCCGCTCCCGGTCCGTGTCCCACCCCAGGGCGCGCAGCGTCTCCAGATCTCGCTCCCGGTCCAAGTCCCGCTCAGCCACCACCAAGAGGGACAG TCGATCCAGGTCTCCGAGCCAGAGGAAAAGCCCCACTCCTGATGCCGACTGA